In Calothrix sp. PCC 7507, one DNA window encodes the following:
- a CDS encoding polyribonucleotide nucleotidyltransferase, translating into MAEVDKSISFDGRDIRLKVGLLAPQAGGSVLIQSGDTAVLVTATRSQAREGIDFLPLTVDYEERLYAAGRIPGGIMRREGRPPEKTILTSRLIDRPLRPLFPSWLRDDLQVIALTLSMDEQVPPDVLAVTGASIATLIAQIPFNGPMAAVRVGLVGDDFIINPTYAEIEAGDLDLIVAGSPHGVIMVEAGANQLPERDIIEAIDFGYEAVRDLIQAQLDLVAELGLEIVQATPPEVDQTLENFIRDRASGEIKKILAQFELTKPQRDAALDVVKDTIAAAIAEFPETEPIRIAATANSKALGNTFKDITKHFMRRQIIEDNVRVDGRKLDEVRRVSCQVGVLPKRVHGSGLFNRELTQVLSACTLGTPGDAQNLNDDLQVDQHKRYLHHYNFPPFSVGETKPMRAPGRREIGHGALAERAILPVLPTKEQFPYVIRVVSEVLSSNGSTSMGSVCGSTLALMDAGVPILKPVSGAAMGLIKEGEEVRVLTDIQGIEDFLGDMDFKVAGTDAGITALQMDMKISGLSLEVIAQAVHQAKAARLHILDKMLACIEQPRTETSPYAPRLLTIKIDPDMIGLVIGPGGKTIKGITEETGAKIDIEDDGTVTISAVDESKAKRARNIIQGMTRKLHEGDVYVGRVTRIIPIGAFVEFLPGKEGMIHISQLADYRVGKVEDEVAVGDEVVVKVREIDNKGRINLTRLGIHPDQAVAAREAAAVNR; encoded by the coding sequence ATGGCAGAAGTTGATAAGTCAATATCCTTCGACGGACGGGATATTCGGCTGAAGGTCGGCCTACTAGCTCCCCAAGCTGGTGGGTCAGTTTTGATACAATCAGGGGACACAGCTGTTTTGGTGACGGCTACGCGATCGCAAGCCAGAGAAGGCATTGATTTTCTGCCCCTCACAGTAGACTACGAAGAAAGATTGTATGCTGCAGGTAGGATTCCCGGCGGGATCATGCGGCGTGAAGGTCGTCCACCAGAAAAAACAATTCTTACCAGCCGTCTGATAGATCGTCCCCTGCGTCCTTTGTTCCCTTCATGGTTGCGGGATGACTTGCAAGTTATCGCATTGACACTGTCAATGGATGAGCAAGTACCACCCGATGTGTTAGCAGTTACAGGTGCATCGATTGCCACCCTAATTGCTCAGATTCCGTTTAATGGGCCGATGGCAGCAGTGCGGGTTGGTTTAGTGGGAGATGATTTCATTATTAACCCCACATACGCAGAAATCGAAGCCGGAGACTTGGATCTGATAGTAGCAGGTTCCCCTCATGGTGTAATCATGGTGGAGGCAGGAGCCAATCAGTTGCCAGAGCGAGATATTATCGAGGCAATTGATTTTGGCTATGAAGCAGTGCGGGATTTAATTCAGGCACAACTGGATTTAGTTGCCGAACTGGGTTTGGAAATTGTCCAAGCCACACCACCAGAAGTAGACCAAACACTAGAAAACTTTATCCGCGATCGCGCTAGCGGCGAGATTAAGAAAATTCTGGCACAGTTTGAGTTGACTAAACCTCAGCGAGATGCGGCTTTAGATGTTGTCAAAGATACAATTGCTGCGGCGATCGCTGAATTTCCAGAAACAGAACCAATCCGCATTGCTGCTACCGCCAACAGCAAAGCACTCGGCAACACTTTCAAAGACATCACCAAACACTTCATGCGGCGACAAATCATCGAAGATAACGTCCGCGTTGACGGGCGTAAACTCGATGAAGTGCGTCGCGTGTCTTGTCAAGTAGGTGTCTTACCGAAACGAGTCCACGGTAGTGGTTTGTTTAACCGCGAACTCACCCAGGTGCTATCGGCTTGTACTCTCGGCACACCGGGAGATGCCCAAAACCTTAACGATGACTTGCAAGTAGATCAGCACAAGCGTTACTTGCATCATTACAACTTCCCCCCCTTCTCCGTTGGGGAAACCAAGCCAATGCGTGCCCCAGGCAGGCGAGAAATTGGTCATGGTGCTTTAGCAGAGCGAGCTATCTTACCTGTGCTACCGACTAAAGAACAATTCCCCTACGTGATTCGCGTTGTATCGGAAGTACTTTCTTCCAACGGTTCCACGTCGATGGGTTCAGTCTGCGGTTCTACCCTGGCCTTGATGGATGCTGGCGTGCCAATTCTTAAACCCGTTAGCGGTGCTGCAATGGGTCTGATTAAAGAAGGCGAAGAAGTGCGTGTTTTGACGGACATCCAGGGTATTGAAGATTTTCTCGGTGACATGGACTTTAAAGTTGCCGGCACAGATGCAGGGATTACCGCCTTGCAGATGGATATGAAAATCTCCGGTCTGTCTTTGGAAGTGATCGCCCAAGCTGTCCACCAAGCCAAAGCAGCCCGCTTACACATTCTGGATAAAATGCTCGCTTGCATTGAGCAACCCCGGACTGAAACCTCACCTTACGCTCCCCGTCTACTGACAATTAAGATTGATCCAGACATGATCGGTCTAGTCATCGGACCTGGAGGCAAGACAATTAAGGGCATCACTGAAGAAACTGGTGCAAAAATTGACATCGAAGATGATGGCACAGTGACGATTTCTGCTGTGGATGAAAGTAAGGCTAAACGAGCGCGCAACATCATTCAAGGCATGACTCGCAAGCTCCATGAAGGGGATGTCTATGTGGGAAGAGTGACGCGAATTATACCAATTGGGGCATTTGTGGAGTTTCTGCCTGGTAAAGAAGGCATGATCCATATTTCTCAATTAGCTGACTACCGTGTTGGCAAAGTTGAGGATGAAGTCGCAGTTGGTGATGAGGTGGTTGTCAAAGTCCGCGAAATTGACAATAAAGGCCGAATCAATCTCACACGCTTGGGTATCCACCCAGATCAGGCAGTTGCAGCCAGAGAAGCTGCAGCGGTGAATCGGTAA
- a CDS encoding PAS domain S-box protein, with product MDSNPEQANKATILIVDDTLANLQILSATLSVTGYAVRGVSSGLMAVNEARLSLPDLILLDIKMPEIDGYEVCQRLKADEITRDIPVIFLSALQDVFDKVKAFKSGGVDYITKPFQVEEVFARVENQLTIQKLQKQLKKQNAQLLWEIQERQRYAIELNNRNKQIESILKAAKVGICLTDENGYFVEVNPAYCQMYEYTCAELIGRQFTIHYANLTNADKSHLIQEYQNFICNHHPQKKREFNITRRDGSQLSVEMNQGVFQQDDGKFFVVTTLMDISDRLNALRDRQLVEDELQKRLHYSNLIREISYKIRSKLNTQQILVTAATQIGEALSVSRSLIHTYIDSPIPQIPILGEFLAPGYTSMMNFEVLISGNPHTTQILSQDQAIAAHDVYTEPLLRDFHQQCRQLAIKSMLAVRTSYKGTPNGMICLHQCDKNREWTAEEIELLESIAAQLGIALAQAQLLEQEQKARAKLDRQNIQLQQEIGDRLLVEQALQTSADKLRNHNLVLTQLAKNQVLYQGDLKAALSEITEAGAKNIGVERASVWFFGENRNLIQCLDLFEHSRHQHSEGDLLLAADYPAYFQALHAAQLIAADDPYTDAITQELSASYLTPLNITSKLSVPVRLGGVTAGILCLEQVGVAHHWTLEDQNFARSLGNLVSLVLEARERKRAEAARRASEEKLGSAFRSSPDPIALSTFPEPHYIEVNDNFCRFFGYSRSQVIGHTNQELQIWVNPEESAFLSQILQQTRAVRNHEVDVRTASGEIKTTLFSAEIIEIDGQQYILGTSKDITERKQAENESRLLLLTTQAITRAVDVNSALAVVLRLICYTIGWDFGEAWIPSDDNTVLEHSLVWYGENSSLEAFCHQSKTMKLTSGVGMLGRVWQSRQPEWIEDVSQVDTAVFMRSLQAAQVGLKAGFGVPILAGDQVLAVLVFFKSSVVPVDKRLLLLVGAVASQLGGLIQRKLVEAAHRKSEERLQLALEASDLGLWDWNITNDKIYRDWRWRKMLGYEDQEVEENLQAFWDLVHPEDLATVNSALSTHLQGAIPVYEVEFRMRCAWGEWKWIQARGQICERDEWGAPLRMTGTHKDINERKTLEQQLALREARLNAFFTSAPVGMAILDHQLRFVQINELLAGINGLPQKEHIGKTICSMIPQIAPMVTPLYEQVFANGQSILNVEVSSPSLHHPEMIRHFLTSYFPIPGEDDRPSGVGAVIVEITDRKNAEIELQESAERERAIAQVIQRMRQTLDLETIFAATTQELRQVLNCDRVVVYRFHPDWNGEFVSESVGSDWISLIEAHQNDPHLTENALEDDHCMMKILGNADHQTQDTYLQANQGGVYSQGTSFRCVSDIYKAEFHPCYINLLERFQAKAYITVPIFCGNQLWGLLASYQNSSPRQWKTEEINIAVQIGSQLGVALQQAQLLAQTQSQSQALQAAAIAADAANRAKSEFLANMSHELRTPLNAILGFTQVMSHENSLSTEHQQNLAIINRAGEHLLNLINDILEMSKIEAGRTTLNVNSFDLFRLLASLEEMLRFRAASKNLQLIFTYSVDLPQYVQTDESKLLQVLLNLLGNAIKFTQTGSVTLQVSVVNDPQHRTNDNKQLTLYFEVIDTGLGIAPQEIDLLFEAFGQTETGRKSQQGTGLGLAISRKYIQLMGGDITVTSTLDEGSRFTFHIQISLASASAIQTHQNQGYVIGLAPAQTEYRILVVDDARDSRTLLVKLLTSVGFAVQEASNGQEAIAQWTTWQPHLIFMDMRMPVMDGYEATKVIKAHPQSSISRTIIIALTANVFEEQREAMMKAGCDDLINKPFREEFLLEKISEYLGVRYLYQEANHQSADTKQKTTEQILTSNDLSSLLSPMSPEWITQVYHAAAQCSDDLILQLVAQIPADHTLLIQCFTDLAHNFQFEKIMEIAQQGEDF from the coding sequence ATGGATAGCAATCCAGAACAGGCAAACAAAGCAACCATCTTAATAGTTGATGACACACTGGCAAATTTGCAAATCTTATCTGCCACTCTGTCCGTTACCGGATATGCAGTCCGGGGTGTAAGCTCAGGTTTAATGGCTGTGAACGAGGCACGACTGTCTTTACCTGATTTAATTTTGCTGGATATCAAAATGCCAGAAATCGATGGTTATGAAGTTTGTCAACGGCTAAAGGCTGACGAGATCACTCGTGATATTCCAGTCATTTTTCTGAGTGCTTTACAAGATGTTTTTGATAAGGTAAAAGCTTTTAAATCTGGTGGCGTGGACTACATTACCAAACCATTTCAAGTAGAAGAAGTTTTTGCACGGGTAGAAAACCAACTCACTATTCAAAAGCTACAAAAACAGTTAAAAAAGCAAAATGCTCAACTACTATGGGAGATTCAAGAACGTCAGCGTTATGCCATTGAACTAAATAACCGTAATAAACAAATAGAATCAATTTTAAAGGCGGCGAAGGTAGGGATTTGCTTGACAGATGAAAATGGATATTTTGTGGAGGTAAATCCAGCTTATTGTCAGATGTATGAATATACTTGCGCCGAACTTATTGGGCGACAATTTACAATACATTATGCAAATTTAACAAATGCAGATAAATCTCATCTAATTCAAGAATATCAGAATTTTATCTGCAATCATCATCCACAAAAAAAAAGGGAATTCAACATTACACGCCGCGATGGTTCGCAGTTAAGTGTGGAGATGAACCAGGGGGTTTTTCAACAGGATGATGGTAAGTTTTTTGTTGTGACTACCCTGATGGATATTAGCGATCGCCTAAATGCATTGCGCGATCGCCAACTGGTTGAGGATGAACTACAAAAACGACTCCATTACAGCAACCTCATTAGAGAAATTAGTTATAAAATTCGCTCAAAATTAAATACACAACAAATTTTGGTGACAGCAGCCACACAAATAGGTGAGGCTCTGAGTGTGAGTCGCTCACTTATTCATACTTATATCGACTCGCCTATTCCCCAAATCCCGATATTGGGTGAATTTTTAGCTCCTGGCTATACCTCAATGATGAATTTTGAAGTGCTGATTTCAGGCAATCCCCACACCACTCAAATATTATCGCAAGACCAAGCGATCGCCGCCCACGATGTCTATACAGAACCACTCTTACGAGATTTTCATCAACAGTGCCGACAGTTAGCAATCAAGTCTATGTTGGCAGTCCGCACCTCTTATAAAGGTACACCCAATGGTATGATCTGTTTGCATCAGTGCGACAAAAACCGGGAATGGACAGCAGAAGAAATTGAATTATTAGAGTCTATCGCCGCACAATTGGGAATCGCATTAGCACAAGCACAACTACTAGAACAAGAACAAAAAGCACGTGCTAAATTAGACAGACAAAATATCCAATTACAGCAAGAAATTGGCGATCGCCTCTTAGTAGAGCAAGCACTACAAACAAGTGCTGACAAGCTACGCAACCATAACCTCGTACTCACTCAACTAGCAAAAAATCAAGTACTTTATCAAGGCGATTTAAAAGCTGCCCTAAGTGAAATTACAGAAGCGGGGGCAAAGAATATTGGGGTGGAGCGAGCTAGTGTCTGGTTTTTCGGGGAAAACCGTAATTTAATACAGTGTCTTGACCTCTTTGAACACAGTCGTCACCAACATAGTGAAGGAGATTTGCTGTTAGCAGCAGATTATCCAGCTTATTTTCAGGCGTTGCACGCCGCCCAATTAATCGCCGCCGACGACCCTTATACTGATGCAATCACCCAAGAACTGAGCGCATCTTATTTGACACCTTTAAACATCACTTCTAAGCTGAGTGTCCCCGTCAGATTAGGCGGTGTGACTGCCGGAATTTTATGCTTGGAACAGGTAGGAGTAGCTCATCATTGGACGCTAGAAGATCAGAATTTTGCGCGTTCTCTAGGCAATTTAGTTTCTTTAGTCCTCGAAGCACGGGAACGCAAACGCGCAGAAGCAGCAAGGCGCGCTTCTGAAGAAAAACTAGGATCAGCCTTTAGATCATCTCCTGACCCGATCGCCCTCAGCACTTTTCCCGAACCCCACTACATCGAAGTTAACGACAATTTTTGTCGATTTTTTGGTTATTCTCGCTCTCAGGTGATTGGTCACACTAACCAAGAATTGCAAATTTGGGTGAATCCAGAAGAATCTGCTTTTCTATCCCAGATTCTCCAACAAACAAGAGCAGTTCGTAACCATGAAGTAGATGTCCGGACTGCGAGTGGGGAGATCAAGACGACATTATTTAGTGCAGAAATCATCGAAATTGATGGGCAACAGTATATCCTAGGCACATCTAAAGATATTACTGAGCGCAAACAGGCTGAAAATGAAAGCCGTTTGCTATTGCTAACCACCCAAGCCATCACTCGTGCTGTGGATGTTAACAGTGCCCTAGCCGTTGTGCTGCGTTTAATTTGTTATACCATCGGTTGGGATTTTGGCGAAGCCTGGATACCTAGTGATGATAATACTGTTTTAGAACATAGCCTAGTTTGGTACGGAGAAAATAGTAGTTTAGAAGCATTCTGCCACCAGAGCAAAACTATGAAATTGACTTCAGGTGTGGGAATGCTGGGGCGAGTTTGGCAAAGTAGACAGCCAGAATGGATTGAAGATGTTTCTCAGGTTGATACGGCAGTTTTTATGCGATCGCTACAAGCAGCACAAGTCGGATTAAAAGCTGGCTTTGGTGTGCCGATTTTGGCTGGGGACCAAGTATTGGCGGTGTTGGTATTCTTTAAAAGCAGCGTTGTTCCCGTAGATAAGCGGTTGCTTTTACTAGTCGGGGCTGTCGCCTCCCAGTTAGGTGGGCTGATTCAACGCAAACTAGTAGAAGCCGCCCACAGAAAGAGTGAAGAACGTTTGCAACTAGCCTTAGAAGCAAGTGATTTGGGATTGTGGGATTGGAATATTACCAACGACAAAATCTATCGTGATTGGCGCTGGCGGAAAATGCTGGGCTACGAGGATCAAGAAGTTGAAGAGAATTTGCAAGCCTTTTGGGATTTGGTACATCCAGAAGACCTAGCCACTGTGAACTCAGCCTTAAGCACCCATCTTCAAGGTGCTATACCTGTTTATGAAGTAGAATTTCGTATGCGCTGCGCTTGGGGAGAGTGGAAATGGATTCAGGCTCGTGGTCAGATTTGTGAACGTGATGAATGGGGCGCGCCCTTGCGAATGACAGGTACGCACAAAGATATCAATGAACGCAAAACCCTAGAACAACAACTAGCCCTGAGGGAAGCGCGCCTCAATGCTTTTTTCACCAGTGCGCCTGTGGGCATGGCTATTTTAGATCACCAACTGCGGTTTGTCCAAATCAACGAATTGTTGGCAGGTATTAACGGACTACCCCAAAAAGAACATATTGGCAAGACTATCTGTAGCATGATTCCCCAGATTGCACCAATGGTCACGCCACTCTATGAGCAGGTGTTCGCTAACGGTCAATCTATTCTCAATGTGGAAGTCAGCAGTCCATCACTCCATCACCCAGAGATGATCCGTCACTTTCTCACTTCCTATTTTCCCATTCCTGGCGAAGACGATCGCCCTTCTGGTGTAGGTGCAGTGATCGTAGAAATCACCGATCGCAAAAATGCAGAAATCGAATTGCAAGAAAGTGCAGAACGAGAAAGAGCGATCGCCCAAGTCATTCAAAGAATGCGCCAAACATTGGATTTAGAGACGATATTTGCCGCCACAACCCAAGAATTGCGACAGGTACTCAACTGCGATCGCGTCGTTGTCTATCGTTTCCACCCCGATTGGAATGGTGAATTTGTCTCGGAGTCCGTGGGAAGTGATTGGATTTCTTTGATTGAAGCACATCAAAATGATCCCCATCTCACAGAGAACGCCCTCGAAGACGATCACTGTATGATGAAAATATTGGGTAATGCAGATCATCAGACACAGGATACTTATCTGCAAGCAAATCAAGGCGGTGTGTACAGCCAAGGTACAAGTTTTCGCTGTGTTTCAGATATCTACAAAGCTGAGTTTCACCCTTGTTACATCAACCTTTTAGAACGCTTTCAAGCCAAAGCCTATATTACTGTGCCTATTTTTTGCGGTAATCAACTTTGGGGATTATTGGCAAGTTATCAAAATTCTAGCCCCCGCCAATGGAAAACAGAAGAAATCAATATTGCAGTGCAAATTGGTAGTCAGCTGGGAGTAGCTTTGCAGCAAGCACAATTACTCGCACAAACCCAAAGTCAATCACAAGCATTGCAAGCTGCAGCGATCGCCGCTGATGCCGCCAATCGCGCTAAAAGCGAATTTCTCGCCAACATGAGTCATGAACTGCGGACTCCACTTAACGCCATCCTGGGTTTCACCCAAGTCATGAGCCACGAAAATTCTTTATCAACTGAACATCAACAAAATTTAGCAATCATTAATCGTGCTGGCGAACATCTGCTGAATTTGATTAACGACATTCTCGAAATGTCCAAAATCGAAGCCGGCAGAACCACGTTGAATGTTAACAGTTTTGACTTATTTCGGCTCTTAGCAAGCTTAGAAGAAATGTTACGTTTCCGCGCTGCGTCTAAGAACTTACAACTGATATTTACATATTCGGTCGATCTTCCCCAATATGTGCAAACTGATGAAAGCAAATTATTGCAAGTCTTGCTCAACCTCTTGGGGAATGCCATTAAATTTACTCAGACTGGAAGCGTCACGCTACAAGTGTCAGTAGTTAATGATCCACAACACAGGACAAATGACAACAAACAACTGACACTTTACTTTGAAGTAATTGATACTGGACTGGGGATTGCCCCACAAGAAATAGACCTTTTATTTGAAGCCTTTGGACAAACCGAAACAGGGAGAAAATCCCAACAGGGGACAGGACTGGGTTTAGCAATTAGCCGCAAATATATACAACTCATGGGTGGTGATATTACTGTCACCAGCACGCTTGATGAAGGTAGCCGATTTACTTTTCATATTCAAATTAGCCTCGCATCAGCTAGCGCCATTCAAACTCACCAAAATCAAGGATATGTGATTGGTTTAGCACCCGCGCAAACAGAATACCGGATCTTGGTGGTTGACGACGCTAGAGATAGCCGCACTTTATTAGTTAAACTATTGACATCTGTCGGCTTTGCAGTGCAAGAAGCTAGCAATGGACAAGAAGCGATCGCCCAATGGACAACATGGCAACCACACTTAATCTTCATGGATATGCGGATGCCTGTTATGGATGGCTATGAAGCCACAAAAGTAATTAAAGCACATCCACAAAGTTCAATATCCCGCACCATTATTATTGCTTTAACTGCCAATGTTTTTGAGGAACAACGTGAAGCAATGATGAAAGCAGGTTGTGATGATTTGATTAACAAGCCTTTCCGAGAGGAATTTTTGTTAGAAAAAATCAGCGAATATTTGGGAGTACGATATCTTTATCAAGAAGCAAACCATCAGAGTGCAGACACAAAGCAAAAAACAACAGAACAAATTCTCACATCAAATGATTTATCATCTCTGCTATCGCCAATGTCCCCTGAATGGATCACACAGGTTTACCATGCTGCCGCTCAATGTAGCGATGACTTAATTTTACAGTTAGTTGCACAAATCCCCGCCGACCATACTTTATTAATCCAATGTTTCACAGATTTAGCGCATAATTTCCAGTTTGAAAAAATCATGGAAATAGCACAGCAAGGAGAAGATTTTTAA